In the Candidatus Mycosynbacter amalyticus genome, one interval contains:
- a CDS encoding 8-oxo-dGTP diphosphatase: MSKERMKALTLVFLRREGEVLLAMKKRGFGAGRWNGVGGKLEPGETVEQALVRETWEEIGVKLLSYDKVAQISFDELYNGERTTMNVTVYTSDSWEGEPTESEEMRPEWYREDEVPYDDMWPDDVYWLPMVLAEDAKIRASFTLDEHDTIVSHDVQKVAEL; the protein is encoded by the coding sequence ATGAGTAAAGAGCGTATGAAAGCGCTGACATTGGTGTTTCTTCGGCGTGAGGGCGAGGTATTGCTTGCGATGAAAAAACGTGGCTTTGGGGCTGGTCGCTGGAATGGCGTAGGGGGAAAGCTTGAGCCGGGTGAAACTGTCGAGCAGGCACTTGTGCGAGAAACCTGGGAGGAAATTGGCGTAAAATTGCTATCGTATGATAAGGTGGCGCAGATTAGTTTTGATGAACTCTACAATGGCGAACGAACCACTATGAATGTGACAGTGTACACGAGTGATAGTTGGGAGGGGGAGCCGACCGAGAGCGAAGAGATGCGACCAGAGTGGTACCGCGAAGATGAAGTGCCGTACGATGATATGTGGCCCGATGACGTGTACTGGTTGCCTATGGTACTCGCGGAGGATGCCAAGATAAGGGCTTCATTTACGCTCGACGAACACGATACTATCGTATCGCATGACGTGCAGAAAGTAGCAGAGTTGTAA
- the secA gene encoding preprotein translocase subunit SecA: protein MVSRQKVLTKVFGDPQKRVVKALEKRVKVINELEDKYKKLSDAELAKQTEVLKKKLSGKKKSALDAILPDAFAVAREASQRVLGMRHFDVQLIGGIVLHEGNVAEMKTGEGKTLVATAPVYLNALEGKGVHVVTVNDYLAQRDASWMGELYHFLGLSTGVIINDASFVYDPEYDNEAHDDEKMRRLKPVSRKEAYAADITYGTNNEFGFDYLRDNMVNDEELVRQRELNFAIVDEVDSILIDEARTPLIISAPAAENPEHYLTFSKIAAKLAPEDYILDEKRKSVALSDKGVEKVEKMLGIKNLYLPDNVRSVYHMDQALRAQTLFKRDKDYVVTHDGEVIIVDEHTGRLMHGRRYSEGLHQAIEAKEAVAVQTESMTLATISFQNFFRLYKKLAGMTGTAFTELEEFHQIYSLDVVQVPSNRPLARIDKEDLIYKTEKAKLKAVAEAIQEYHKQGRPVLVGSGSIVKNEMIAKYLDQEGIKYELLNAKNNEREAAIVEKAGAKGAITLATNIAGRGTDIKLGEGVKDLGGLVVIGSERHESRRIDNQLRGRGGRQGDPGETQFYVSTEDDLMRIFQGERIASIMDRLGVDDDMPIQNKTVSKTLESAQKRVEGYNYDTRKNVVQYDNVINRHRKVVYAIRRKILEGDDIKYEIDRLINEAVHQLTNVPAKNNKRFTEEFEAIFPIGDEKIKAIGAEKRDKVRETMAVEAVEKFYGEREKALTPEVIRKVERQVYMEVLDQLWMQHLENMQHLREGIHWRGVGQRDPLVEYRVESQKLFEGLQTTLREEVLKVLTHLRPTDVTVQLEEDHDTELTRLAESSVEQGVNEVASVTHIGDDDFDASVKKAKTVNDANKARNDARKKKKAQRQNRKKNRK from the coding sequence ATGGTAAGCAGACAAAAAGTGTTGACGAAAGTATTTGGCGACCCCCAAAAGCGCGTGGTAAAGGCGCTGGAAAAGCGTGTCAAAGTTATCAACGAACTCGAAGATAAGTATAAGAAGCTGAGTGACGCAGAGCTCGCCAAACAGACGGAAGTGCTGAAGAAAAAGCTGAGTGGCAAGAAAAAATCAGCACTCGACGCTATCCTACCCGATGCATTTGCCGTGGCGCGCGAAGCGAGCCAGCGAGTACTGGGTATGCGACACTTCGATGTGCAGCTCATCGGCGGTATCGTACTGCATGAAGGTAACGTGGCAGAGATGAAAACAGGTGAAGGTAAGACACTCGTAGCGACGGCACCTGTATATCTGAATGCACTTGAAGGCAAAGGTGTCCATGTTGTGACAGTCAACGATTATCTGGCACAGCGTGATGCGAGCTGGATGGGCGAGCTTTACCACTTCCTGGGCCTTTCTACGGGCGTGATTATCAACGACGCGTCATTTGTGTATGATCCTGAGTATGACAACGAGGCACACGATGACGAGAAGATGCGCCGACTCAAACCAGTGAGCCGCAAAGAGGCCTACGCAGCTGACATCACGTACGGAACAAATAATGAGTTCGGATTCGATTACCTGCGCGACAACATGGTGAACGACGAAGAGCTAGTGCGTCAGCGTGAGCTGAACTTTGCCATTGTGGATGAGGTAGACTCGATCCTGATCGACGAAGCGCGTACACCACTCATCATCTCGGCACCGGCGGCCGAAAACCCAGAGCACTATCTGACGTTTTCTAAAATCGCAGCCAAACTGGCGCCAGAAGATTACATCCTCGATGAGAAGCGCAAGAGCGTCGCACTAAGCGACAAGGGCGTCGAAAAAGTTGAGAAAATGTTGGGCATCAAAAACCTCTACCTGCCAGACAATGTGCGCAGCGTGTATCACATGGATCAAGCGCTCCGAGCACAAACTTTGTTCAAGCGTGACAAAGACTACGTGGTGACCCATGACGGCGAGGTGATCATAGTGGATGAGCATACTGGCCGCCTCATGCATGGCCGCCGTTACAGCGAAGGCTTGCACCAAGCGATTGAGGCCAAAGAGGCAGTGGCGGTGCAGACAGAGAGCATGACACTTGCAACTATTTCGTTCCAAAATTTCTTCCGTCTGTATAAGAAGCTGGCTGGCATGACCGGTACGGCGTTCACCGAACTCGAAGAGTTTCACCAGATCTATAGTTTGGACGTAGTGCAAGTGCCGTCGAACCGTCCACTGGCACGTATCGACAAAGAAGACTTGATCTATAAGACGGAAAAAGCCAAGCTCAAAGCCGTTGCTGAAGCGATTCAGGAATATCACAAGCAGGGGCGCCCAGTACTGGTAGGTTCTGGGTCAATCGTGAAAAACGAGATGATTGCCAAATACCTAGATCAAGAAGGTATCAAATACGAGTTACTCAACGCCAAAAACAACGAACGTGAAGCGGCGATTGTAGAAAAAGCTGGTGCAAAAGGTGCTATTACGCTGGCAACCAACATCGCTGGCCGCGGTACTGACATCAAACTTGGCGAAGGCGTCAAAGACCTAGGAGGGTTAGTGGTGATCGGTAGTGAGCGTCACGAGTCACGTCGTATCGATAACCAGCTGCGTGGTCGTGGCGGTCGCCAGGGTGATCCCGGTGAGACGCAGTTCTATGTGAGTACCGAAGATGATCTGATGCGTATTTTCCAGGGTGAGCGTATCGCAAGTATCATGGATCGTCTGGGTGTGGACGACGATATGCCAATTCAGAACAAGACGGTCTCAAAGACGCTTGAGTCTGCCCAGAAGCGTGTCGAAGGCTATAACTACGATACGCGCAAAAACGTGGTGCAGTACGACAACGTGATCAACCGTCACCGCAAAGTCGTGTACGCAATTCGCCGCAAGATTTTAGAGGGTGATGACATCAAGTATGAAATCGATCGCCTGATCAATGAGGCGGTTCACCAGCTCACGAATGTGCCTGCAAAGAACAACAAGAGATTTACCGAAGAGTTCGAGGCTATTTTCCCGATCGGTGATGAAAAGATTAAGGCTATTGGTGCCGAGAAGCGTGACAAAGTACGTGAGACAATGGCCGTAGAGGCGGTAGAAAAGTTCTACGGGGAGCGAGAAAAAGCTCTGACACCAGAGGTGATTCGCAAAGTCGAGCGCCAAGTTTACATGGAGGTACTTGACCAGCTCTGGATGCAGCACCTGGAAAATATGCAGCACTTACGCGAGGGTATCCACTGGCGAGGTGTGGGGCAGCGTGACCCACTTGTAGAATACCGTGTCGAATCACAAAAGCTCTTCGAAGGATTGCAGACAACACTACGCGAAGAGGTACTGAAGGTGCTGACGCATTTACGCCCGACCGATGTGACTGTACAGCTTGAAGAGGACCACGATACAGAGCTGACGCGCTTAGCTGAAAGCTCGGTGGAGCAGGGTGTCAACGAAGTTGCAAGTGTGACGCATATTGGTGACGATGATTTTGACGCATCCGTGAAGAAGGCCAAGACCGTCAACGACGCCAACAAGGCCAGGAATGATGCCCGCAAGAAGAAAAAGGCACAGCGACAGAATCGTAAGAAGAACCGCAAATAA
- a CDS encoding DUF3817 domain-containing protein: MKARVRHFYDKTHWFSDEDAWMLFRLAAFTEAVGWTLLISAVISRKLGMPGADIFVSIAGTLHGVFFLSFFCLLLATARSMEWGMWRLGSGLVAGNVPYGSVVFERIMRWHRRKYPVVVTAPVGYDED, from the coding sequence ATGAAGGCCAGGGTGCGGCACTTCTACGACAAAACTCACTGGTTTTCGGATGAGGATGCCTGGATGTTATTCCGCCTGGCGGCTTTTACCGAGGCGGTAGGCTGGACACTCCTCATCTCGGCTGTTATAAGCCGTAAACTTGGCATGCCGGGTGCAGATATTTTCGTGAGTATCGCGGGTACGCTGCACGGCGTATTCTTCCTGAGTTTTTTCTGCTTACTACTTGCCACGGCACGCAGCATGGAGTGGGGTATGTGGCGACTCGGGAGTGGCCTAGTGGCAGGTAATGTCCCGTACGGGTCGGTCGTGTTTGAGCGGATTATGCGCTGGCACCGGCGCAAATATCCAGTAGTCGTGACGGCGCCTGTCGGCTATGATGAAGATTAG
- a CDS encoding cell division protein FtsX, whose product MSRGNNKSEAKLFALKKRRRRQWLTFVRMCRYGINNFSRNAWLTIAATAMMTLTLFVILMTLVSRNILLDSVAEIRNKVDMSVYVKSDTSEKDVDKLEASLENVEGVTKVTYVTPEEARTNYAEANKNNPRALDALNLADAQFPGTFRVNVVDINDTAALTEFTKNNELYKKVSDPDRPASFAGDKRDAIANIGRWVNFAEKMGLIISVILVTISSLIVFNTIRMAIFNRKEEIEMMKLIGADKGFIRGPFVVEAVVYGFIAALIATVLGLLALHFAAPKLESYGIAVSGTFDSLILYIGFVLPGMILAGGLIGVISSLFATRKYLKI is encoded by the coding sequence ATGAGTCGAGGTAACAACAAATCAGAGGCAAAGTTGTTCGCACTCAAAAAACGTCGCCGTCGCCAGTGGCTGACGTTTGTGCGCATGTGTCGCTACGGCATTAATAATTTTAGTCGCAACGCGTGGCTGACAATCGCGGCTACGGCTATGATGACATTGACACTGTTTGTGATCTTGATGACGCTCGTGTCGCGCAACATTTTGCTGGATAGTGTGGCCGAGATCCGCAACAAAGTCGATATGTCTGTATATGTGAAATCTGATACGAGCGAAAAAGATGTCGATAAGCTTGAGGCATCACTCGAGAACGTCGAAGGTGTGACAAAGGTGACCTATGTGACCCCGGAAGAGGCGAGAACAAACTATGCCGAAGCAAATAAGAACAACCCACGGGCGCTTGATGCACTCAATCTCGCAGATGCACAGTTTCCAGGTACGTTTCGTGTCAACGTGGTGGATATTAACGATACTGCTGCATTGACAGAATTTACTAAGAATAACGAACTCTACAAAAAGGTGAGTGATCCAGATAGGCCGGCGTCGTTTGCGGGCGATAAGCGTGATGCGATCGCTAATATTGGTCGTTGGGTCAATTTCGCCGAGAAGATGGGACTAATAATTAGTGTAATCCTCGTGACAATCTCATCCCTAATCGTCTTCAATACTATTCGCATGGCAATCTTCAACCGTAAGGAGGAGATTGAGATGATGAAGTTGATCGGTGCCGATAAAGGATTTATCCGGGGGCCATTTGTAGTAGAGGCAGTGGTCTATGGATTTATTGCAGCACTGATTGCAACTGTACTTGGTCTGTTGGCGCTTCACTTTGCAGCACCAAAGCTGGAGTCGTACGGTATTGCGGTGAGTGGTACATTCGACAGTTTGATACTTTATATCGGGTTTGTACTGCCAGGGATGATCTTGGCAGGCGGACTGATTGGCGTCATCTCGTCTCTGTTTGCGACGCGTAAATACCTCAAGATTTAA
- the prfB gene encoding peptide chain release factor 2 — MQPLKKRLDNLRREFDDLFAKLQIADKQTQRDALEDELTRPELWNNPTHATEVNKQFAALDSTVSPWTTLAAQLRDIAELMELGDDTLAGEFDGQITAMESQLDELRKALRFTGAFDDHNAIIRLSAGVGGTDAQDFTEMLERMYLRWAEKSGMTTSSVERSTGEEAGVKTSVIEIVGPYAYGKLRGEHGVHRLVRLSPFNSDNLRQTSFALVEVLPQIDTPDEVTIDDKDLKIDVYRSGGHGGQSVNTTDSAVRVTHLPTGIVVAIQNERSQIQNKETAMKILRSKLAQLQLEQHAASIADLQAGESANWGSQIRNYVLHPYSLVKDTRTKYEEKDPQAVLDGKLDGFMESYLENSSYE, encoded by the coding sequence ATGCAGCCACTGAAGAAACGACTCGATAATCTCAGGCGCGAGTTCGACGACTTATTCGCCAAACTCCAGATTGCCGACAAACAAACGCAGCGAGACGCGCTCGAGGATGAGCTAACTCGGCCGGAACTGTGGAATAATCCGACACATGCAACTGAGGTCAACAAGCAGTTTGCGGCGCTTGATAGTACGGTGTCGCCCTGGACAACACTTGCAGCGCAGCTTCGTGATATTGCCGAGCTAATGGAGCTAGGTGACGACACACTAGCGGGTGAGTTTGATGGGCAAATTACTGCCATGGAGTCACAGCTCGATGAGCTACGAAAAGCCCTGAGATTCACAGGCGCTTTTGATGACCACAATGCGATTATCCGTCTCAGTGCGGGCGTGGGTGGTACCGATGCGCAGGATTTCACCGAGATGCTCGAGCGCATGTATCTGCGTTGGGCAGAAAAGTCAGGCATGACTACCAGTAGTGTGGAGCGTTCAACCGGCGAAGAAGCTGGCGTGAAAACAAGCGTGATTGAGATCGTCGGGCCATATGCATATGGCAAGCTACGTGGCGAACATGGCGTGCATCGTCTAGTGCGGTTAAGTCCGTTTAACAGCGACAATCTGCGCCAGACAAGCTTTGCGCTCGTGGAAGTACTGCCGCAAATTGATACGCCAGACGAGGTGACGATTGATGACAAAGATCTGAAGATTGATGTATATCGTAGTGGTGGGCATGGTGGTCAAAGCGTCAATACCACCGATAGCGCCGTGCGTGTGACGCATTTGCCTACGGGCATCGTAGTAGCGATTCAAAACGAACGGAGCCAGATTCAGAATAAGGAGACAGCTATGAAGATACTCCGCTCCAAGCTCGCGCAATTGCAGCTTGAGCAACATGCGGCGTCAATAGCTGATTTGCAGGCTGGTGAAAGCGCCAACTGGGGTTCACAAATCCGCAACTACGTATTGCATCCGTATTCACTCGTCAAAGACACGCGGACGAAGTACGAAGAAAAGGATCCGCAGGCGGTACTGGATGGCAAGCTGGATGGTTTTATGGAGTCGTATCTGGAGAATAGTAGCTATGAGTAA
- a CDS encoding M48 family metallopeptidase, whose protein sequence is MNEETTIVPQQPAAPPEHPAVRQANLTSDYVVLAIGVLASLAVVGLVFLTSIASFIYGTEVVAEETGASPVEDFFGNLFGIAIVVGVALAFILTLIRMMRQQMLGNALQVEYSDYAWLREWSNQVAKDLHMPRVEIMVTQDPVINAYAFGFATPYTIVLHSGSIRWLTHEQLKAVVVHEMAHVKYRHTQIGTYLNLLRMIPVIGTLNGWLLDFWGRRAELTADRLALCYLRDGKLVKESLIGVHVGPDVATSFNDIAQQWQVYMTDNYFNRFTQTFSSHPFLVRRLRHIDAKTEEFTPIWPPKTTIVRKKPITKKETAASDAATEETTR, encoded by the coding sequence ATGAACGAAGAGACTACTATAGTGCCGCAACAGCCTGCTGCGCCGCCTGAGCATCCCGCTGTCCGACAGGCAAACTTGACGAGTGATTATGTAGTATTAGCCATCGGCGTTCTCGCGTCGCTTGCGGTAGTGGGGCTAGTGTTTCTTACCAGCATCGCATCGTTTATCTATGGTACTGAAGTGGTTGCAGAGGAAACTGGTGCGAGTCCAGTCGAAGATTTTTTTGGTAATTTGTTCGGTATCGCAATTGTAGTAGGCGTCGCGCTGGCATTTATTCTCACGCTTATCCGTATGATGCGCCAGCAGATGCTTGGCAATGCGCTGCAAGTGGAATACAGCGACTACGCATGGCTGCGCGAGTGGAGCAATCAAGTGGCGAAAGACCTGCATATGCCGCGAGTAGAGATCATGGTAACGCAGGATCCAGTGATCAATGCCTATGCGTTCGGTTTCGCTACCCCGTACACTATCGTGCTTCATTCGGGCTCGATTCGCTGGCTAACGCATGAGCAGCTCAAGGCTGTGGTGGTGCACGAGATGGCGCATGTGAAGTATCGTCATACGCAGATCGGGACGTATCTCAACTTGCTACGCATGATTCCGGTGATTGGAACACTCAACGGCTGGTTGCTCGATTTCTGGGGGCGCCGTGCAGAGTTGACAGCCGACCGATTGGCACTGTGCTACTTGCGCGACGGCAAGCTGGTGAAGGAGTCGCTGATCGGTGTGCATGTAGGGCCGGATGTCGCAACATCATTTAACGATATCGCACAGCAGTGGCAAGTGTATATGACGGATAACTACTTTAATCGCTTCACGCAGACGTTTAGCTCACATCCTTTCTTGGTACGACGTCTGCGCCATATCGATGCAAAAACCGAGGAATTCACACCTATCTGGCCACCTAAAACTACAATTGTCCGCAAAAAACCTATCACCAAGAAAGAGACGGCCGCGTCCGATGCAGCCACTGAAGAAACGACTCGATAA
- a CDS encoding M16 family metallopeptidase, with protein sequence MKHTVEEVRLKNGARGLLIDVPGATVMSFEFQFRAGNRYVKHKDIYETAHLMEHMAFGANAKYKTEHEFEAEFTKNGAYHNAYTSDLSMVYMAECADFEWEHILKLQEVSICQPKFNEDELAAEKGNVRSELTGYLNNHIRLLWPKAQQLLGEDILTFNQRLKTISHVTLRDIREHHKRTHTSDNLRFVIAGKLHGRKAEIRRQLEEWPLPRGEHFAVPHDEMHSANASLIRRKEASNITFGWSNIVPRVLSDEELDAMACLNHLLTGTMHSRIFGTARKKGLSYNVFSDAAASFYESSWDFGGQVNHEAAHELFVIIRDQMRQVLDGEITQAEIEAAKSYALGRHQMGAQTVAQISNFYTSRYFGDGVVKDYEKVPDSITHTSRECMIETAREFIRTNTWVLAAVGSGEKAEINELNTLLEELYIKS encoded by the coding sequence ATGAAGCACACAGTAGAAGAAGTCCGGCTCAAAAACGGTGCGCGGGGGTTACTCATCGACGTACCTGGTGCAACAGTAATGAGTTTTGAGTTTCAGTTCCGCGCCGGTAATCGTTATGTGAAGCATAAAGATATCTACGAAACAGCACATCTTATGGAGCATATGGCGTTTGGTGCTAATGCGAAGTACAAGACAGAGCATGAATTCGAAGCGGAGTTTACCAAAAACGGTGCGTATCACAACGCCTACACAAGTGATTTGTCGATGGTGTATATGGCCGAATGTGCCGACTTTGAATGGGAGCACATTCTAAAGCTCCAAGAGGTATCAATTTGCCAGCCAAAGTTCAACGAAGATGAGTTGGCAGCAGAGAAAGGTAACGTACGCAGCGAGCTGACAGGATATCTTAACAATCACATCCGTTTATTGTGGCCAAAAGCGCAGCAGCTACTGGGTGAAGATATTTTGACGTTTAATCAGCGACTTAAGACGATCTCGCATGTGACGCTACGTGATATCCGCGAGCACCACAAGCGTACGCATACGAGTGATAACCTGCGCTTTGTGATTGCCGGGAAGCTTCACGGACGCAAGGCTGAGATTCGACGCCAACTCGAAGAATGGCCCCTGCCACGTGGTGAGCATTTCGCGGTACCGCATGACGAGATGCATTCGGCGAATGCAAGCCTTATCCGTCGCAAAGAAGCTTCAAATATTACGTTTGGCTGGTCAAATATTGTGCCACGCGTACTAAGCGATGAGGAGCTCGACGCTATGGCGTGTCTTAACCATTTGCTTACCGGTACTATGCACTCTCGCATTTTTGGTACGGCGCGCAAAAAAGGGCTGTCGTATAATGTATTCAGTGATGCTGCGGCGAGCTTCTATGAAAGTAGCTGGGACTTTGGTGGTCAGGTGAATCATGAGGCGGCGCACGAACTATTTGTGATCATCCGTGACCAGATGCGACAGGTGCTTGATGGTGAAATTACCCAAGCAGAGATCGAAGCGGCTAAATCATACGCACTCGGTCGTCATCAGATGGGTGCTCAGACGGTGGCGCAGATTAGTAATTTTTATACCTCGCGCTACTTCGGTGACGGCGTAGTAAAAGATTATGAGAAAGTGCCGGATTCGATTACACATACGAGCCGTGAATGTATGATTGAGACTGCACGCGAATTTATTCGTACAAACACATGGGTACTGGCGGCCGTTGGTAGTGGTGAAAAAGCCGAGATCAATGAACTCAATACGCTACTTGAAGAGCTCTATATCAAGTCTTGA
- the murD gene encoding UDP-N-acetylmuramoyl-L-alanine--D-glutamate ligase: MKIAIVGYGIEGEQNYKYWSVRGDDVTIVDERQPSRELPEGAKAIIGEDALTQLDEFDMIVRTAGLAPTRLGTHVKVWSATNEFFRQCPAPIIGVTGSKGKGTTCSLVASILSAAGYRVHLVGNIGTPALEVLPDIESDDIVVYELSSFQLWDAERSPHHAAVLHIEADHLDVHADFAEYIAAKSNIVKYQTRSDTAVYHPTNEWSQAIAENMPEFVTQAAKYASQDNGNPARETVYVASGKFVTTKGRTICETSALKLPGAHNQDNACAAMSLCLNYEVSDTQFAEGLSAFTGLPHRLRFVAEKSGVSYYDDSIATTPGSAIAAAYAFTQPKVMILGGSSKGADFAELAHTLQDVRVRKLLLIGEEGARIAATFAREGVADYEEVTGTMADVVTRAAEVSQPGDAVILSPACASFGMFRDYKDRGDQFISAVGTLA; encoded by the coding sequence ATGAAAATTGCGATAGTTGGCTACGGAATCGAGGGGGAGCAGAACTATAAGTACTGGAGTGTGCGTGGCGATGATGTGACGATTGTTGATGAGCGGCAGCCGAGCCGCGAGCTACCCGAAGGTGCCAAGGCAATTATCGGTGAAGACGCACTCACGCAGCTCGACGAGTTTGATATGATTGTGCGCACAGCGGGTCTCGCGCCGACGAGGCTGGGGACGCACGTAAAGGTATGGTCGGCGACCAATGAGTTTTTTCGTCAATGCCCGGCACCAATCATAGGTGTAACTGGCAGCAAGGGCAAAGGCACGACATGTAGCTTGGTGGCAAGTATCTTGAGTGCTGCAGGCTACAGGGTGCATTTGGTGGGTAACATCGGTACGCCCGCTCTAGAAGTATTGCCAGATATCGAGTCGGATGACATTGTTGTGTATGAGCTAAGTAGTTTCCAGTTGTGGGACGCGGAACGCTCACCGCATCATGCGGCAGTGCTGCATATCGAGGCGGATCACCTCGATGTGCACGCAGACTTCGCGGAATACATCGCGGCTAAATCCAATATCGTGAAATATCAGACACGTAGTGACACTGCAGTGTACCACCCGACTAACGAATGGAGCCAAGCAATTGCCGAAAATATGCCAGAGTTCGTCACTCAGGCGGCAAAATATGCAAGCCAGGACAACGGCAATCCAGCGCGCGAAACTGTCTATGTTGCAAGCGGCAAATTTGTGACTACCAAAGGGCGCACAATTTGTGAGACGAGCGCACTCAAGCTACCGGGCGCGCACAATCAAGACAACGCTTGTGCAGCTATGAGTTTGTGTCTCAACTACGAAGTGAGCGATACGCAGTTCGCAGAAGGTCTGAGTGCATTTACAGGTTTGCCGCACCGTCTGCGATTTGTGGCAGAGAAATCGGGTGTGAGCTACTATGACGACAGTATCGCTACCACTCCGGGTAGCGCGATTGCTGCTGCATACGCGTTTACTCAGCCAAAAGTTATGATACTTGGCGGTTCAAGCAAAGGTGCTGATTTCGCGGAACTTGCTCATACATTGCAAGACGTACGAGTTCGCAAGCTGCTGCTTATCGGTGAGGAGGGCGCACGTATTGCTGCGACGTTTGCGCGCGAGGGGGTAGCTGACTACGAGGAAGTAACTGGTACGATGGCCGACGTGGTGACCCGTGCTGCCGAGGTGTCTCAGCCTGGTGACGCTGTAATACTCAGTCCAGCTTGTGCGAGTTTTGGCATGTTTCGGGACTACAAGGATCGTGGTGATCAGTTTATCTCAGCAGTTGGTACGCTCGCCTGA
- the ftsE gene encoding cell division ATP-binding protein FtsE has protein sequence MVMILLDRVTKTYGKAAKPAINRVSLHIEPKEFVILVGTSGAGKSTLLKLLTREEKPSSGKIVVGGIDYDNLKDKHIPLLRRKIGVVFQDFKLLPQRTVYENVAFALEIAGMTNREIKATVPKVIELVGLAGKEKSFPRQLSGGERQRVAIARAIVRQPKILIADEPTGNLDPRHSWDIVKLLEKINRYGTTVLLTTHNVEIVNKLKRRVITLEHGKITSDQVSGSYKQ, from the coding sequence ATAGTAATGATTCTGTTAGATAGGGTTACCAAGACATATGGCAAGGCAGCAAAACCGGCGATTAATCGTGTCAGTTTGCATATCGAACCGAAAGAGTTTGTGATACTCGTGGGTACGAGCGGCGCGGGCAAATCGACACTGCTCAAGCTCCTAACGCGCGAAGAGAAGCCAAGCAGCGGCAAAATCGTGGTTGGCGGTATCGACTACGATAATCTCAAAGATAAACATATTCCGCTACTGCGCCGCAAAATCGGTGTAGTATTCCAGGATTTCAAACTATTGCCACAGCGTACCGTATACGAAAACGTGGCATTTGCGCTTGAAATCGCCGGTATGACTAATCGTGAGATCAAGGCAACGGTACCAAAGGTGATTGAGCTAGTAGGGCTTGCCGGCAAAGAAAAAAGTTTCCCCAGGCAACTCTCTGGTGGTGAGCGCCAGCGTGTGGCAATTGCGCGTGCAATCGTGCGTCAGCCAAAAATCCTCATCGCAGACGAGCCAACAGGAAACCTTGATCCACGTCACAGTTGGGATATTGTAAAACTTCTCGAGAAAATTAATCGTTACGGCACAACCGTGCTGCTCACGACGCACAACGTTGAGATTGTCAACAAGCTCAAGCGTCGTGTGATCACGCTTGAACATGGCAAGATTACCAGTGATCAAGTATCAGGGAGCTATAAGCAATGA